Proteins from a genomic interval of Nocardia sp. BMG51109:
- a CDS encoding helicase-associated domain-containing protein: MTTTDRAPRAGDDQPAEHNSAEAASLAEWLAERTDDELVALLELRPDLAVPLPSSMSVLAARAEQRASVLRAADELDTLDFAVIETLAVHGASRRTTPLPRARLLELLGDRVPAASIEAAVGRLTARALVWGTDELCLVAAAKEALPWPLGSTTEIPDALTEAEIVAALADIGPAERALLDKLASTGPRGRTRDAAPGTPADRPIPRLLAARLLDWIDEETVELPPAVGQVLRREPVTDPHALRPPQPDPDRHAAADTNAAAATEAGELLRHCADILEVLGRTPAPALRSGGLGVRELRRISKQTGIDESRMGLLVEVLAAAQLLDKGIPEPEPQADTVEDFWAPTTPADGWLDSPPARRWVTLAQAWLELDRFPWMIGRRDANDKPLAALSMELRTVHAVRDRRTILALLAEQSAGSGLSAADVARVLAWRQPRWRRHFRTEAVEQTLAEANALGLVGRGAITSAGRALLHSDTAVPDGGTRGRAAGADATAGNAEAEMESALPEPVDHVLVQADLTIVAPGPLVPDLQSRIALVADVESAGAATVYRIGETSVRRALDAGMTTAELHQLFAAHSRTPVPQSLTYLIDDVARRHGRLRAGMARSFVRSEDPALLAEVLATPVAEKLALRAVAPTVAISQAALGEVLEQLRAAGFAPAGEDSSGAIVDLRPRGARIPARTNARQAWRPNPPSTDQLRQLVSELRAGEKAAQARSGRSVRSDGSRTSTAATMALLQLAVRVRRPVHIGYVDAQGVASQRVVEPLKVASGQLDALDPVTGAVRHFVLHRIASVALIDQ, from the coding sequence ATGACCACGACCGACCGCGCGCCCCGGGCCGGGGACGACCAGCCCGCGGAGCATAATTCGGCCGAGGCCGCGTCGCTGGCCGAGTGGCTGGCCGAACGCACCGACGACGAGCTCGTGGCCCTGCTCGAGCTGCGCCCCGACCTGGCGGTACCGCTGCCGTCGTCGATGTCGGTACTGGCCGCACGGGCCGAGCAGCGCGCCTCGGTACTACGTGCCGCCGACGAGCTCGACACCCTGGACTTCGCCGTCATCGAGACCCTGGCGGTGCACGGAGCGAGCCGGCGCACCACCCCGCTCCCCCGCGCGCGCCTGCTCGAACTCCTGGGCGACCGGGTGCCCGCGGCGAGTATCGAGGCCGCGGTGGGCCGCCTCACCGCCCGCGCCCTCGTCTGGGGCACCGACGAGCTGTGCCTGGTGGCCGCGGCCAAGGAGGCGCTGCCGTGGCCGCTCGGCAGTACCACCGAGATACCGGACGCCCTCACCGAGGCGGAAATCGTTGCGGCGCTGGCCGACATCGGCCCTGCCGAACGGGCGCTGCTGGACAAGCTGGCGAGCACCGGCCCGCGCGGGCGCACCCGCGACGCCGCACCGGGCACCCCGGCGGACCGTCCGATACCGCGACTGCTGGCGGCGCGCCTGCTGGATTGGATCGACGAGGAAACCGTCGAACTCCCGCCGGCGGTCGGCCAGGTACTGCGCCGGGAACCGGTGACGGATCCGCACGCGCTGCGGCCGCCGCAGCCCGATCCGGACAGGCACGCCGCCGCCGACACCAACGCGGCCGCCGCGACCGAGGCAGGCGAGCTGCTGCGGCATTGCGCCGACATTCTCGAGGTCCTGGGCCGGACGCCCGCGCCGGCCCTGCGCTCGGGCGGCCTCGGCGTCCGCGAGCTGCGCCGGATCAGCAAGCAGACCGGTATCGACGAGTCCCGGATGGGCCTGCTGGTCGAGGTGCTGGCGGCGGCGCAGCTGCTGGACAAGGGAATTCCGGAGCCGGAACCGCAGGCCGATACCGTCGAGGACTTCTGGGCTCCCACGACGCCGGCCGACGGCTGGCTGGACAGCCCGCCCGCCCGGCGCTGGGTGACACTCGCCCAGGCATGGCTGGAGCTGGACCGTTTCCCATGGATGATCGGCCGCCGCGACGCCAACGACAAGCCGCTGGCCGCGCTGTCGATGGAACTGCGCACCGTGCACGCGGTCCGCGATCGGCGGACCATCCTCGCGCTGCTGGCCGAGCAGTCGGCCGGGTCGGGTCTGTCGGCCGCCGACGTCGCCCGCGTGCTGGCGTGGCGGCAGCCACGGTGGCGCAGGCATTTTCGCACCGAGGCGGTCGAACAGACCCTGGCCGAGGCGAATGCGCTAGGGCTGGTCGGGCGCGGCGCGATCACCTCGGCGGGGCGTGCGCTCCTGCACAGCGACACGGCTGTGCCGGACGGCGGCACTCGCGGGCGCGCGGCCGGAGCCGACGCGACGGCCGGCAATGCCGAGGCCGAGATGGAATCCGCGCTGCCGGAACCCGTCGACCACGTGCTGGTGCAGGCGGATCTGACGATCGTCGCGCCCGGTCCGCTGGTCCCCGACCTGCAGAGCCGCATCGCCCTGGTGGCCGACGTCGAATCCGCGGGCGCCGCAACGGTGTACCGGATCGGCGAGACCTCGGTGCGGCGCGCGCTGGACGCCGGAATGACCACGGCCGAGCTGCATCAGCTGTTCGCCGCGCACTCCCGGACACCCGTACCGCAGTCGCTGACCTATCTGATCGACGATGTCGCGCGGCGGCACGGACGCCTGCGGGCCGGCATGGCCCGGTCGTTCGTCCGCAGCGAGGATCCGGCGCTGCTGGCGGAGGTGCTGGCCACCCCCGTCGCCGAGAAACTCGCATTGCGAGCGGTGGCGCCGACCGTGGCCATCTCGCAGGCAGCCCTCGGCGAGGTGCTGGAGCAGCTGCGCGCCGCGGGATTCGCACCGGCGGGCGAGGATTCGTCCGGGGCGATCGTCGATCTGCGCCCGCGCGGCGCCCGCATTCCGGCGCGGACGAATGCCCGGCAGGCCTGGCGGCCGAACCCGCCCAGCACCGACCAGCTGCGCCAGCTGGTCTCCGAGCTGCGGGCCGGCGAGAAGGCCGCGCAGGCGCGCAGCGGCCGGTCGGTGCGCTCGGACGGCTCGCGCACCAGCACGGCGGCCACGATGGCGCTGCTACAGCTGGCGGTGCGGGTGCGGCGGCCGGTGCACATCGGCTACGTGGACGCCCAGGGCGTCGCCAGCCAGCGCGTCGTGGAGCCGCTGAAGGTCGCGAGCGGACAGCTCGACGCGCTGGACCCGGTGACCGGCGCGGTCCGGCATTTCGTGCTGCACCGCATCGCGTCGGTGGCGCTGATCGATCAGTGA
- a CDS encoding M1 family metallopeptidase, with translation MDVSAWKRCLAVGLLVAGTLSSTYVRSAPVAAEASADSLRGATGLGDPYYPDDGNGGYQVEHYDLAIGYDPPSRKLDGTARLNAVATQALRTFSLDYEGPAVSKVSVNNLPATVTRDGAHELTVTPALPVLPGLPFTVVVEYSGIQDDHPESGWTLSRSGGAFVAGEPHSATTWFPLNDTPSDKATVDVTVTVPKEWQAISNGLKVREEVDGPNRTVRWSSRHPTLGYLTTVAIDRFEFMEGRRPGGTPLVSAFAPEAGDKRELERRLPEVLDFLESLYGPYPFESAGGIYIDTDLHISLETQTRPIYAPWTDLNTVVHENAHQWWGDSMSVRQWSDVCLNECFASYTADYLWPERKDGADVDAQYRETVDKFRAEPERWEIPLQNPGAGKEFTAVYYRGPLFLHALRRTIGDEVFFPAISRFVQSHAYGNASMPEFRRFIQSLTETDLTGFFAAWLDDTAMPPDDYLYPGGLRG, from the coding sequence ATGGACGTATCCGCATGGAAGCGCTGTCTCGCGGTCGGCCTACTGGTCGCGGGCACGCTGTCGTCGACGTACGTTCGATCGGCGCCCGTCGCCGCGGAAGCCTCGGCCGATTCGCTGCGGGGCGCCACCGGCCTGGGCGATCCCTACTACCCCGACGACGGCAACGGCGGCTACCAGGTCGAGCACTACGATCTCGCGATCGGCTACGACCCGCCGAGCCGGAAGCTGGACGGGACCGCGCGCCTGAATGCCGTCGCCACCCAGGCGCTGCGGACGTTCTCGCTGGACTACGAAGGTCCCGCAGTGTCGAAGGTATCGGTGAACAACCTGCCGGCCACGGTCACCCGCGACGGTGCTCACGAGCTGACGGTCACGCCGGCGCTACCGGTCCTGCCCGGGCTGCCGTTCACCGTGGTCGTCGAGTACTCCGGGATCCAGGACGACCACCCGGAATCCGGCTGGACCCTCTCGCGCAGCGGCGGCGCCTTCGTTGCGGGCGAACCGCATTCGGCCACCACCTGGTTCCCGCTCAACGACACGCCCTCGGACAAGGCCACCGTCGACGTGACGGTGACGGTTCCGAAGGAGTGGCAGGCGATCTCGAACGGGCTGAAGGTGCGCGAGGAGGTGGACGGCCCGAACCGGACGGTGCGGTGGTCGTCGCGGCATCCGACGCTCGGGTATCTCACCACCGTCGCCATCGACCGGTTCGAGTTCATGGAGGGGCGCCGGCCCGGCGGCACACCGCTGGTCAGTGCGTTCGCCCCGGAAGCCGGTGACAAGCGGGAGCTGGAGCGGCGGCTGCCCGAGGTGCTCGACTTTCTCGAATCCCTGTACGGCCCCTACCCGTTCGAGAGCGCGGGCGGCATCTACATCGACACCGATCTGCACATCTCGCTGGAGACCCAGACCCGGCCGATCTACGCGCCCTGGACCGACCTGAACACGGTCGTGCACGAGAACGCCCACCAGTGGTGGGGCGACTCGATGTCGGTACGGCAGTGGTCGGACGTCTGCCTGAACGAATGCTTCGCCAGCTACACCGCCGACTACCTGTGGCCGGAACGCAAGGACGGTGCCGACGTCGACGCGCAGTATCGCGAGACGGTGGACAAGTTCCGCGCGGAGCCGGAGCGGTGGGAGATTCCGCTGCAAAATCCCGGCGCGGGTAAGGAATTCACGGCCGTCTACTACCGGGGCCCACTGTTTCTGCACGCGCTGCGCAGGACGATCGGAGACGAGGTGTTCTTCCCCGCGATATCCCGGTTCGTGCAATCGCATGCCTACGGCAATGCCTCGATGCCGGAATTCCGGCGGTTCATCCAGTCCCTCACCGAGACCGACCTGACCGGGTTCTTCGCCGCCTGGCTGGACGATACCGCCATGCCGCCGGACGACTATCTGTATCCGGGCGGCCTGCGCGGGTGA
- a CDS encoding LysE family translocator, with the protein MIPAANMLAFLVAATVLIVIPGPGVLFTIGRALTDGRRAALMSVVAHACGVQVVLILVAVGLGAVVAASSVALTVVKFAGALYLIYIGVQAIRERRSLGEALESRRPARSSRLFRQGFVVGVTNPKAIIFFSAVLPQFVDPASGAIPWQMLELGGLFMLIALVSDSLWALLAGTARNWFARSPRRLEAVGGAGGAMIIGLGASVAVSGNGN; encoded by the coding sequence GTGATACCCGCCGCCAATATGCTGGCCTTCCTCGTCGCGGCGACCGTTCTGATCGTGATTCCCGGGCCGGGCGTGTTGTTCACCATCGGCCGCGCCCTGACCGACGGTCGGCGGGCCGCGCTGATGTCGGTGGTCGCCCACGCCTGCGGGGTGCAGGTCGTCCTGATTCTGGTCGCGGTCGGCCTCGGCGCCGTGGTGGCGGCGTCCTCGGTTGCGCTGACGGTCGTCAAGTTCGCCGGCGCGCTGTACCTGATCTATATCGGCGTGCAGGCGATCCGGGAGCGGCGATCGCTGGGGGAGGCGCTGGAGAGCCGGCGGCCCGCGCGGAGCAGTCGGCTGTTCCGGCAGGGTTTCGTCGTCGGCGTGACCAATCCGAAGGCGATCATCTTCTTCTCGGCCGTGCTGCCGCAGTTCGTCGATCCGGCCAGCGGGGCGATTCCGTGGCAGATGCTCGAATTGGGCGGTCTGTTCATGCTCATCGCGCTGGTATCCGACAGCCTCTGGGCCCTGCTGGCCGGCACCGCCCGCAACTGGTTCGCCCGATCGCCGCGCCGCCTGGAGGCCGTCGGGGGTGCGGGCGGCGCGATGATCATCGGCCTGGGCGCCAGCGTGGCGGTCTCCGGCAACGGCAACTGA
- a CDS encoding DUF3239 domain-containing protein gives MRRFEFAVDREHARAVNEVLAAIRRLRILAFAAAIVLGLGTAGLIWLQHPYSFLLAVAFALGTITALFVAVWTPYRSRIEKLYAEGDLVPTVVSGKHPKGVTLLALVNIAKPDCDPRYALITRVVRALPGHRQWPGERVPAVTVRADRAPRSVGDLRQPVSAMPIAWGTRDPEVIERARASISDVEWKLLADNLELAEKVHHVDAKRLLLDPRKLPDELRG, from the coding sequence GTGCGACGCTTCGAATTCGCGGTGGACCGTGAGCACGCCCGAGCGGTGAACGAAGTGCTCGCGGCCATCCGACGGCTGCGCATACTGGCGTTCGCCGCCGCCATCGTGCTCGGGCTGGGCACGGCGGGCCTGATCTGGTTGCAGCACCCGTACTCGTTCCTGCTGGCCGTCGCCTTCGCGCTGGGCACGATCACCGCGCTGTTCGTGGCGGTGTGGACGCCCTACCGCTCCCGCATCGAAAAGCTTTATGCCGAGGGCGATCTCGTGCCGACCGTGGTGTCGGGCAAGCATCCGAAGGGCGTCACCCTGCTGGCGCTGGTGAATATCGCCAAGCCGGACTGCGATCCGCGCTACGCGTTGATCACCCGGGTGGTCCGGGCGCTGCCCGGACATCGGCAGTGGCCGGGCGAGCGGGTGCCGGCGGTGACCGTGCGCGCCGACCGGGCGCCGCGTTCGGTCGGCGATCTGCGGCAGCCGGTGAGCGCCATGCCGATCGCCTGGGGCACCCGGGATCCCGAGGTGATCGAGCGGGCCCGCGCGTCCATCAGCGATGTGGAGTGGAAACTGCTGGCCGACAACCTCGAGCTGGCGGAGAAGGTGCACCATGTGGACGCCAAGCGCCTGCTGCTCGATCCCCGGAAGCTCCCGGACGAATTGCGGGGATGA
- a CDS encoding DNA repair helicase XPB, producing the protein MTDGPLIVQSDKTLLLEVEHEQADAARQAIAPFAELERAPEHVHTYRVTPLALWNARAAGHDAEQVVDALVTYSRYAVPQPLLVDIVDTMARYGRLQLVKHPAHGLVLVSLDRAVLEEVLRHKKIQPMLGSRLDDDTVAVHPSERGRIKQMLLKIGWPAEDLAGYVDGEAHRIDLDFTTHEWQLRDYQEMAADSFWAGGSGVVVLPCGAGKTMVGAAAMAKAGATTLILVTNTVAGRQWKRELLARTSLTEDEIGEYSGERKEVRPITIATYQVITRKTKGEYKHLELFDSRDWGLVIYDEVHLLPAPVFRMTADLQSRRRLGLTATLVREDGREGDVFSLIGPKRYDAPWKDIEAQGWIAPADCVEVRVTLTEAERMSYATAEPDERYKLCSTARTKLPVVESILNRHKDSPSLVIGAYLDQLDELGEHLNAPIIQGSTRTKEREALFDAFRNGEIPVLVVSKVANFSIDLPEAAVAVQVSGTFGSRQEEAQRLGRLLRPKNDGGQAHFYSVVARDTLDAEYAAHRQRFLAEQGYAYRITDADDLLGPAIG; encoded by the coding sequence GTGACCGACGGACCGCTCATCGTCCAGAGCGACAAAACACTACTGCTCGAGGTCGAGCACGAGCAGGCCGACGCCGCGCGGCAGGCGATCGCGCCGTTCGCCGAGCTGGAGCGCGCGCCGGAGCACGTGCACACCTACCGGGTGACACCGCTGGCGCTGTGGAACGCGCGGGCCGCCGGGCACGACGCCGAGCAGGTGGTCGACGCGCTGGTCACCTATTCGCGCTACGCCGTGCCGCAGCCGCTGCTGGTCGACATCGTCGACACCATGGCCCGGTACGGGCGGTTGCAGCTGGTCAAGCATCCGGCACACGGGCTGGTGCTGGTCAGCCTGGATCGTGCGGTGCTCGAGGAGGTGTTGCGGCACAAGAAGATCCAGCCGATGCTCGGCTCCCGGCTGGACGACGACACGGTGGCGGTGCACCCGTCCGAGCGCGGGCGGATCAAGCAGATGCTGCTCAAGATCGGCTGGCCGGCCGAGGACCTGGCCGGTTACGTCGACGGCGAGGCGCACCGGATCGACCTGGACTTCACCACGCACGAGTGGCAGCTGCGCGACTACCAGGAGATGGCGGCCGACTCGTTCTGGGCCGGCGGTTCGGGCGTGGTGGTGCTGCCGTGCGGCGCGGGCAAGACCATGGTCGGGGCGGCCGCGATGGCCAAGGCGGGCGCCACCACGCTGATCCTGGTCACCAATACGGTCGCCGGCCGGCAGTGGAAGCGCGAGCTGCTGGCCCGCACCTCGCTGACCGAGGACGAGATCGGCGAGTACTCCGGCGAGCGCAAGGAGGTCCGCCCGATCACCATCGCCACCTACCAGGTCATCACGCGCAAGACCAAGGGCGAATACAAGCACCTGGAGCTGTTCGACAGCCGCGACTGGGGCCTGGTGATCTACGACGAGGTGCACCTGCTGCCCGCCCCGGTGTTCCGGATGACGGCCGACCTGCAGTCGCGCCGCCGCCTGGGCCTGACCGCGACCCTGGTGCGCGAGGACGGCCGCGAGGGCGACGTGTTCTCGCTGATCGGCCCGAAGCGCTACGACGCCCCGTGGAAGGACATCGAGGCGCAGGGCTGGATCGCCCCGGCCGACTGCGTGGAGGTGCGGGTCACCCTCACCGAGGCCGAACGCATGTCCTACGCCACCGCCGAACCGGACGAGCGCTACAAGCTGTGCTCGACCGCGCGCACCAAGCTGCCGGTGGTCGAGTCGATCCTGAACCGGCACAAGGATTCCCCGAGCCTGGTGATCGGCGCCTACCTGGATCAGCTGGACGAACTGGGCGAGCACCTGAACGCGCCGATCATCCAGGGCTCGACGCGGACGAAGGAGCGCGAGGCGCTGTTCGACGCGTTCCGCAACGGCGAGATTCCGGTGCTGGTGGTGAGCAAGGTCGCCAACTTCTCCATCGATCTGCCCGAGGCCGCCGTGGCCGTGCAGGTGTCGGGGACCTTCGGCTCCCGCCAGGAGGAGGCGCAGCGGCTGGGCCGCCTGCTGCGCCCCAAGAACGATGGGGGGCAAGCGCACTTCTATTCCGTCGTCGCCCGTGACACGCTGGACGCCGAATACGCCGCGCACCGGCAGCGTTTCCTCGCCGAACAGGGCTACGCCTACCGCATCACCGATGCGGACGATCTACTCGGCCCGGCGATCGGGTGA
- a CDS encoding GNAT family N-acetyltransferase — translation MADYGLCDDTVWLTRPTAADLDAIVACCREPSIGEWTTIPVPYRREHAESFLTDIVEPGWAAGRPTWGVREAADGPIVGMIGLHARIREQTGAEIGFWLAPQARGRGLMTRAVRLVCDLGFAADGLGLERIEWRAMVGNHASAAVVRRVGFRYEGLLRLGGEQRGRRRDHWVAGRLATDPAGPADGWPADV, via the coding sequence ATGGCGGACTACGGACTCTGCGACGACACGGTATGGCTGACCCGGCCGACGGCGGCCGACCTCGACGCCATCGTGGCGTGCTGCCGGGAGCCGTCCATCGGGGAATGGACCACGATCCCGGTGCCCTACCGCCGCGAGCACGCGGAGTCGTTCCTGACCGACATCGTCGAGCCGGGCTGGGCCGCCGGCCGCCCGACCTGGGGCGTGCGCGAGGCCGCGGACGGGCCGATCGTCGGCATGATCGGCCTGCACGCCCGCATCCGGGAACAGACCGGCGCCGAGATCGGTTTCTGGCTCGCGCCGCAGGCCCGGGGCCGGGGCCTGATGACCCGTGCCGTCCGGCTGGTCTGCGATCTCGGTTTCGCCGCCGACGGCCTGGGCCTGGAGCGGATCGAGTGGCGCGCGATGGTCGGCAACCACGCGTCGGCGGCCGTCGTGCGGCGGGTGGGCTTCCGTTACGAGGGCCTGCTACGGCTCGGCGGTGAGCAGCGCGGCCGCCGGCGCGATCACTGGGTGGCCGGTCGGCTGGCCACCGACCCGGCGGGCCCGGCCGACGGCTGGCCCGCGGACGTTTGA
- the sigJ gene encoding RNA polymerase sigma factor SigJ, whose protein sequence is MVAALLADLFESHRAHLLSAAYRLTGSVADAEDAVQESWLRLATAHQSEIEDLRAWLTTVVSRICLDRLRSAAVRRESYVGQWLPEPIVTGSTPSRLPDPLEAVVRKQDSQLAALIVLDSLTPPQRVAFVLHDGFAVPFDEIAEILDVSVEAARQLATRARRAAARRPEPVADAEHQDAVRNLLEALSSGDIERVVATLHPDATFLADAGGTTPTALNAVAGAAKVARLAVGLLRRYGMDPAGPREMAAEFVNVNGQLGLLLPERASQDGYPGYPTRVIGFTVRDGLIWGAYDLANPAKLTGIRLPH, encoded by the coding sequence ATGGTTGCCGCTCTGCTCGCCGATCTGTTCGAATCCCATCGGGCGCATCTGCTCTCGGCGGCGTACCGGCTGACCGGCAGCGTGGCCGACGCCGAGGACGCGGTGCAGGAGAGCTGGCTGCGGCTGGCCACCGCGCACCAGTCCGAGATCGAGGATCTGCGGGCGTGGCTGACCACGGTGGTGAGCCGAATCTGCCTGGACCGCTTGCGGAGTGCCGCCGTCCGGCGGGAAAGCTATGTGGGGCAATGGCTCCCGGAACCGATCGTCACGGGCAGCACGCCGTCCCGACTGCCCGATCCGCTGGAGGCCGTTGTCCGCAAACAGGACTCCCAGCTGGCCGCCCTGATCGTCCTGGACTCGCTGACCCCGCCGCAGCGGGTGGCCTTCGTCCTGCACGACGGGTTCGCCGTGCCGTTCGACGAGATCGCCGAGATCCTCGACGTGTCCGTCGAGGCGGCCCGCCAGCTGGCCACCCGCGCCCGCCGGGCCGCCGCCCGCCGCCCCGAACCGGTCGCCGACGCCGAACACCAGGACGCGGTGCGGAACCTGCTGGAGGCGTTGTCCTCCGGCGATATCGAACGGGTGGTCGCCACCCTGCACCCCGACGCGACGTTCCTCGCCGACGCCGGCGGCACCACCCCCACGGCGCTCAACGCCGTCGCGGGGGCCGCCAAGGTCGCCCGCCTCGCCGTCGGCCTGCTGCGCCGGTACGGCATGGACCCGGCCGGCCCGCGGGAGATGGCCGCCGAATTCGTGAACGTGAACGGGCAGCTGGGCCTGCTGCTCCCCGAGCGCGCGTCCCAGGACGGCTACCCGGGCTACCCCACCCGCGTCATCGGCTTCACCGTGCGCGACGGATTGATCTGGGGCGCTTACGATCTCGCCAACCCGGCCAAGCTCACCGGGATTCGGCTGCCGCACTGA
- a CDS encoding pyridoxal phosphate-dependent aminotransferase produces MPDTPTVARLRPFGATIFAEMTAAAVRHSAVNLGQGFPDTDGPAAMLEAARRAIADGVNQYPPGRGVPALRQAVAADRSRRYGTDYDPDSQVLVTVGATEAIAAAILGLVEPGREVVLIEPYYDSYAAAVALAGAARRTARLVPDGDGFALDHDGLRAAVTPRTRMLLLNSPHNPTGTVLGRADLQEVADLALEHDLLVVTDEVYEHLTFDGHEHVSIATLPGMAERTVVISSAAKTFSVTGWKIGWACGPKPLIDGVIAAKQFLTFVGGGPFQPAVAYALGNEMPWVAALRDSLSEKRIRLSRALSDAGFEVKRSDGTYYVCADISGLTADDAHTFCRELPERLGVAAVPLSAFADDKDSWNRLVRFAFCKRDDTLDEAVRRLHAAHSAPSTR; encoded by the coding sequence ATGCCGGATACGCCGACCGTTGCCCGCCTGCGTCCCTTCGGAGCGACGATCTTCGCCGAGATGACCGCGGCGGCCGTGCGGCACAGCGCGGTCAATCTGGGCCAGGGTTTCCCCGACACCGACGGACCCGCCGCCATGCTGGAGGCCGCCCGCCGCGCCATCGCCGACGGGGTCAACCAGTACCCGCCGGGCCGGGGCGTGCCCGCGCTGCGGCAGGCCGTCGCCGCGGACCGGTCGCGGCGGTACGGCACCGACTACGACCCCGACAGCCAGGTCCTCGTCACCGTCGGCGCCACCGAGGCGATCGCCGCCGCGATCCTCGGCCTGGTCGAACCGGGCCGGGAGGTGGTGCTGATCGAGCCGTACTACGACTCGTACGCCGCGGCGGTCGCGCTGGCGGGAGCGGCCAGGCGCACGGCCCGCCTGGTGCCCGACGGTGACGGCTTCGCCCTGGACCACGACGGCCTGCGGGCCGCCGTCACCCCGAGAACCCGCATGCTGCTGCTGAATTCGCCGCACAACCCGACTGGGACGGTGCTCGGCCGCGCCGACCTGCAGGAGGTGGCCGACCTTGCCCTCGAGCACGACCTGCTGGTGGTGACCGACGAGGTCTACGAACACCTGACCTTCGACGGCCACGAACACGTCAGCATCGCCACGCTGCCCGGCATGGCCGAGCGCACGGTCGTGATCTCCAGTGCCGCCAAGACATTCAGCGTGACGGGCTGGAAGATCGGCTGGGCCTGCGGCCCGAAACCGCTGATCGACGGGGTGATCGCCGCCAAGCAGTTCCTCACATTCGTCGGCGGCGGCCCGTTCCAGCCGGCCGTCGCCTACGCGCTCGGCAACGAGATGCCGTGGGTGGCGGCACTGCGCGACTCCCTGTCGGAGAAGCGGATCCGGCTGTCGCGAGCGCTGTCCGACGCGGGCTTCGAGGTGAAACGCAGCGACGGCACCTACTACGTCTGCGCCGACATCTCGGGCCTGACCGCCGACGACGCGCACACCTTCTGCCGCGAACTGCCCGAACGTCTGGGTGTCGCGGCCGTACCCCTCAGCGCCTTCGCCGACGACAAGGATTCCTGGAACCGCCTGGTGCGCTTCGCCTTCTGCAAGCGGGACGACACCCTCGACGAGGCCGTGCGCCGCCTGCACGCCGCCCATTCGGCACCGTCGACCAGGTAA
- a CDS encoding LysE family translocator, with protein MIETTAVLGVAVAALGLVLTPGPNMVYLVSRTVSQGRRAGFVSLAGVAAGFMIYLVAIAAGITAIFAVIPGLYVAVKLAGAAYLGWLAWKTLRPGGISAFTPSELSADPARRLFAMGLVTNLLNPKIAIMYMALIPQFVVPARGQVWLQSLCLGAVQITVALLVNGLIVLGSGAIAAFLAGRPLWVRAQRWITGTLLGTVAVLLATDRARPVPA; from the coding sequence ATGATCGAGACGACTGCGGTGCTGGGCGTGGCGGTGGCCGCGCTCGGATTGGTGCTCACTCCCGGGCCGAACATGGTGTACCTGGTCTCCCGCACGGTATCTCAGGGACGCAGGGCGGGTTTCGTGTCGCTGGCCGGGGTCGCGGCCGGGTTCATGATCTACCTGGTGGCGATCGCGGCCGGGATCACGGCGATCTTCGCGGTGATCCCGGGGTTGTATGTGGCGGTGAAGCTCGCGGGTGCGGCCTATCTCGGCTGGCTCGCGTGGAAAACACTGCGGCCGGGCGGGATTTCGGCCTTCACGCCGTCCGAGCTGTCCGCCGATCCGGCGCGGCGGCTGTTCGCGATGGGGTTGGTCACCAACCTGCTCAACCCGAAGATCGCGATCATGTACATGGCGCTGATCCCGCAGTTCGTGGTGCCCGCGCGGGGGCAGGTGTGGTTGCAGAGCCTGTGCCTGGGCGCCGTGCAGATCACGGTGGCACTGCTGGTGAACGGGCTGATCGTGCTCGGCTCCGGCGCCATCGCCGCGTTCCTGGCCGGGCGTCCGCTGTGGGTGCGGGCGCAGCGGTGGATCACCGGCACGCTGCTCGGCACCGTCGCGGTCCTGCTCGCCACCGATCGCGCCCGGCCGGTGCCCGCCTGA